Proteins encoded within one genomic window of Corynebacterium aurimucosum:
- a CDS encoding DUF2771 domain-containing protein — protein sequence MATVKQARKKSLLQFLALIIAVAVIVVAVVMFQKWWNDRPGPDPKDVTITATVGDKTLEVAPYSACEPGADCEEGEVPNLTVGPDDTLKLEIPEAIYNHEWSVLSIYDDPAANDSTAHGANETTLLEIPGSVPPIEASTGERPQLKVVEISTLMIGSDTNGEETPMHTVWSLSTMTDEELKESKATGEAPAEK from the coding sequence ATGGCTACCGTGAAGCAAGCAAGGAAGAAGTCACTGCTGCAATTTCTGGCGCTCATTATCGCCGTGGCAGTCATTGTCGTGGCGGTGGTGATGTTCCAAAAGTGGTGGAATGACCGCCCGGGTCCCGACCCGAAAGACGTCACCATCACAGCCACGGTAGGTGATAAGACACTGGAGGTCGCGCCCTATAGCGCATGCGAGCCCGGCGCCGACTGCGAGGAAGGTGAGGTGCCAAACCTCACGGTGGGCCCCGATGACACGCTGAAGTTGGAGATTCCCGAGGCTATCTACAACCACGAGTGGTCCGTGCTGTCCATCTATGATGACCCGGCCGCCAATGACAGCACCGCTCACGGCGCCAACGAAACCACCTTGCTAGAGATCCCCGGCTCCGTGCCGCCGATTGAGGCCTCCACCGGCGAGCGCCCCCAGCTAAAGGTGGTGGAGATTTCCACGCTCATGATTGGCAGCGATACCAACGGCGAAGAGACCCCAATGCACACGGTGTGGTCCCTGTCCACCATGACGGATGAGGAGCTCAAGGAGTCCAAGGCCACGGGCGAAGCTCCAGCTGAGAAGTAG
- a CDS encoding cold-shock protein, which yields MPIGKVKWYDADKGFGFVSNPGDEDVYVGRNVLPKGVDELFPGQRIDFDFAAGRRGPQALRVKVLDAPRRRTPARKPEELASMLSDVMTLLETQVQPVLSQGRYPERKTGRQVAEILRAIAKDLDS from the coding sequence ATGCCTATCGGCAAAGTGAAGTGGTATGACGCGGACAAGGGCTTCGGCTTTGTCAGCAACCCCGGCGATGAAGACGTCTACGTTGGCCGCAATGTGCTGCCCAAGGGCGTTGATGAGCTGTTCCCAGGCCAGCGCATCGACTTCGACTTCGCTGCTGGCCGCCGCGGCCCGCAGGCGCTGCGCGTGAAGGTGCTGGATGCTCCGCGCCGCCGCACCCCGGCCCGCAAGCCGGAAGAGCTGGCGAGCATGCTTTCCGACGTCATGACGCTGCTCGAAACCCAGGTGCAACCTGTGCTGAGCCAGGGGCGCTACCCAGAGCGCAAGACCGGCCGTCAGGTGGCTGAGATTCTGCGCGCTATTGCCAAGGACTTGGATAGCTAA
- a CDS encoding ABC transporter permease, which produces MKSIAAIVGIPIVIGLMLWAFLAPTFASGPAGVPIAVSVPEPMLDGISQKIESAAGDEAPEIVVKHGEAEVRDAVLQREAVGGLAISPQGANAFTAAGNGAPYVAMVDGLASQLEAQGMTVEKRELAPTTKEDPQASGIALLGLPLAFGGIISAVIATFAFRGKKWIKMGVLVGIALVGALIATWMLHSVYGTLGGSFAAEWMAIAAGILATSAVTAGLAGVMGAAGIGIGAVATIFLANPLSGLATGPWLLPAGWSTLGQWMPIGATGHLVRSLSFFDGNGAVHAWWALGLWIVVGLVLLAFDRSRAKEDVAVEEKV; this is translated from the coding sequence GTGAAATCGATAGCTGCCATCGTGGGGATCCCCATCGTTATCGGTCTCATGCTGTGGGCATTCTTGGCGCCCACCTTTGCATCCGGGCCAGCCGGAGTGCCGATTGCGGTCTCTGTACCGGAGCCCATGCTCGATGGCATCTCGCAGAAGATTGAGAGCGCGGCTGGGGATGAGGCCCCGGAGATCGTCGTGAAGCACGGCGAGGCGGAGGTGCGAGACGCGGTGCTACAGCGTGAGGCTGTTGGCGGCCTCGCTATCTCTCCTCAGGGCGCGAATGCTTTCACGGCCGCGGGAAATGGTGCTCCCTACGTTGCGATGGTTGACGGTCTTGCGAGCCAGCTCGAGGCTCAGGGGATGACCGTGGAGAAGCGGGAGCTGGCACCGACGACGAAGGAGGACCCGCAGGCAAGCGGCATTGCATTGCTTGGCCTTCCGCTAGCTTTTGGTGGCATTATTTCCGCTGTCATTGCCACCTTTGCATTCCGTGGTAAGAAGTGGATCAAGATGGGAGTGCTCGTTGGTATCGCGCTGGTGGGTGCGCTTATTGCTACGTGGATGCTGCACTCGGTTTATGGAACCCTCGGTGGCAGCTTCGCTGCCGAGTGGATGGCCATCGCAGCGGGTATCCTTGCGACTTCTGCGGTAACCGCCGGCCTCGCGGGAGTGATGGGGGCCGCGGGCATCGGAATCGGTGCTGTGGCGACCATCTTCCTGGCGAACCCGCTGTCGGGTCTGGCGACGGGACCATGGCTGCTTCCTGCCGGGTGGTCGACGCTGGGGCAGTGGATGCCCATCGGCGCGACGGGCCACTTGGTCCGTTCACTGTCCTTCTTTGATGGCAATGGTGCCGTCCATGCGTGGTGGGCACTGGGGCTGTGGATCGTTGTCGGTCTAGTGTTGCTGGCCTTCGATAGGTCGCGCGCTAAGGAAGACGTTGCCGTTGAGGAAAAGGTTTAA
- a CDS encoding aminotransferase class I/II-fold pyridoxal phosphate-dependent enzyme, which translates to MTVERLQEFGETIFATMTALAVENDAVNLGQGFPDSDGPQRMLEIAQENIAGGNNQYAPLRGVSELLSAIAETYSVPQDHVVVTAGATEAITATVLGLVEPGHEVIVLEPYYDAYAAAIALADATRIPVPLKESGNSWDIDVDAVRAAVTDKTAMVIINTPHNPTGSVFSREALTELAELCVERDLLVLADEVYENLTFGTEHVSIASLPGMASRTVTVSSAAKSFNCTGWKTGWAIAEPKLLDGVIKAKQFTTFVSTTPFQPAVAHALRYEQDWLDGMVSELAECRSILVEGLKQLGFHVHDTGGTYYVVADVSSTGLSGIDFCMQLPETKGVAAIPLAAFTDNPEPWKYKVRFAFCKRPEVIREAVRRLTDER; encoded by the coding sequence ATGACTGTTGAGAGACTACAAGAATTTGGCGAAACCATCTTCGCCACCATGACCGCTCTCGCCGTGGAGAATGACGCGGTGAACCTAGGCCAGGGTTTCCCCGATAGCGACGGCCCACAGCGCATGCTGGAGATTGCCCAGGAGAACATCGCCGGCGGCAACAACCAATACGCTCCCCTTCGCGGCGTCTCGGAACTGCTCAGCGCCATCGCGGAGACCTACTCCGTACCCCAGGACCACGTCGTGGTCACCGCCGGCGCTACCGAAGCGATTACCGCCACGGTGCTCGGCTTGGTAGAACCGGGCCACGAGGTCATTGTCCTCGAGCCCTACTACGATGCCTATGCCGCTGCCATCGCGCTTGCCGACGCCACCCGCATCCCCGTCCCCTTGAAGGAATCCGGCAATAGCTGGGATATCGACGTCGATGCGGTGCGTGCAGCCGTGACCGATAAGACCGCCATGGTCATCATCAACACCCCGCACAACCCGACCGGCTCGGTCTTCTCCCGAGAAGCACTCACCGAGCTCGCCGAGCTCTGCGTGGAAAGGGACCTCCTCGTGTTGGCCGACGAAGTCTACGAAAACCTCACCTTCGGCACCGAACACGTCAGCATCGCATCCCTGCCGGGGATGGCTTCGCGCACGGTCACAGTTTCTTCTGCCGCCAAGTCCTTCAACTGCACCGGGTGGAAGACCGGCTGGGCCATTGCAGAGCCTAAGCTTCTCGACGGCGTCATCAAAGCCAAGCAATTCACCACCTTCGTCTCCACCACGCCCTTCCAGCCGGCCGTGGCCCATGCCCTGCGTTATGAACAGGATTGGCTAGACGGCATGGTGTCTGAACTTGCAGAGTGCCGCAGCATCCTTGTAGAAGGTCTCAAGCAACTGGGATTCCACGTCCATGACACCGGCGGCACTTACTATGTGGTTGCCGATGTCTCCTCTACCGGTTTAAGCGGCATTGATTTCTGCATGCAGCTGCCCGAAACGAAGGGCGTGGCCGCCATCCCGCTAGCCGCTTTCACGGACAATCCCGAGCCGTGGAAGTACAAGGTGCGCTTTGCTTTCTGCAAGCGCCCTGAGGTCATCCGGGAGGCCGTGCGACGCCTAACGGACGAAAGATAG
- a CDS encoding DNA repair helicase XPB has protein sequence MPGPLIVQSDKTVLLEVDHPQANEARAALAPFAELERAPEHIHTYRITPLALWNARAAGHDAEQVVDVLENYSRFPVPQALLIDVAETMSSYGRVRLLAHPAHGLILESDEPVILEELTRTKKVSELLGPRIDDNTIAVPPSARGRLKQELLKASWPADDRAGYVDGESHPIALSTKEVDWQLRDYQQYAADSFWSGGSGIVVLPCGAGKTIVGAAAMAKAQATTLILVTNTVAGRQWRDELLRRTSLTPEEIGEYSGEKKEIKPITIATYQVVTRKTKGEYRALELFDSHDWGLIIYDEVHLLPAPVFRMTSDLQSRRRLGLTATLIREDGREGDVFSLIGPKRYDAPWKELESAGYIATADCVEVRVDMTQEERLLYATAQARERYRIAASASAKLRAVDKLLKKHAGQQALIIGAYVDQLEELGEHLDAPVIDGKTSTAKREKLFQQFREGELPTLVVSKVANFSIDLPEAALAIQVSGTFGSRQEEAQRLGRLLRPKKDGQEATFYTLVARESIDAEYAMHRQRFLAEQGYAYRLVDEVDL, from the coding sequence ATGCCCGGACCGCTCATCGTCCAATCGGACAAGACTGTCCTCCTCGAGGTGGATCACCCGCAGGCCAATGAGGCCCGCGCGGCACTCGCGCCCTTCGCCGAGCTGGAGCGCGCGCCCGAGCACATCCACACCTATCGCATCACCCCTCTGGCCCTGTGGAATGCGCGTGCCGCCGGGCACGATGCCGAGCAGGTAGTGGACGTTTTAGAGAACTACTCCCGCTTCCCGGTGCCGCAGGCGCTGCTGATCGACGTCGCCGAGACCATGTCGAGCTACGGCCGCGTGCGCCTGCTGGCGCATCCGGCCCACGGTCTCATCCTCGAATCGGACGAGCCCGTCATCCTGGAGGAGCTCACGCGCACCAAGAAGGTCAGCGAGTTGCTGGGCCCGCGCATCGATGACAACACCATCGCCGTTCCGCCATCCGCGCGCGGGCGGCTGAAACAGGAGCTGCTCAAAGCCAGCTGGCCCGCCGATGACCGCGCCGGTTACGTCGACGGCGAATCCCACCCCATCGCGCTGAGCACAAAGGAGGTGGACTGGCAGCTGCGCGATTATCAGCAGTATGCCGCCGATTCTTTTTGGTCCGGTGGCTCCGGCATCGTGGTCCTGCCGTGTGGCGCGGGCAAAACCATCGTGGGTGCTGCCGCCATGGCCAAAGCACAGGCCACCACGCTCATCCTCGTGACCAACACCGTGGCCGGGCGCCAATGGCGCGATGAACTACTGCGCCGCACCAGCCTGACGCCGGAGGAAATTGGTGAGTACTCAGGCGAGAAGAAAGAGATCAAGCCCATCACCATCGCCACCTACCAAGTGGTCACCCGCAAGACCAAGGGCGAATACCGCGCACTCGAGCTCTTCGATTCCCACGACTGGGGCCTTATCATCTACGACGAAGTCCACCTCTTGCCCGCCCCCGTTTTCCGTATGACCTCCGACTTGCAATCGCGCCGTCGCTTGGGGCTGACCGCCACGCTCATCCGCGAGGACGGCCGCGAGGGCGATGTCTTTTCTCTCATCGGACCCAAGCGTTATGACGCGCCGTGGAAGGAGCTGGAATCCGCCGGATATATCGCCACCGCGGACTGCGTCGAGGTGCGCGTGGACATGACGCAGGAGGAGCGCCTGCTCTATGCCACCGCACAAGCGCGGGAGCGATACCGGATTGCGGCGTCGGCAAGCGCGAAGCTGCGGGCCGTCGACAAGCTGCTGAAGAAACATGCAGGCCAGCAGGCGCTGATCATCGGCGCCTACGTGGACCAGTTGGAGGAGCTCGGTGAGCACCTAGACGCACCGGTCATTGACGGCAAGACTTCCACCGCCAAACGCGAAAAGCTCTTTCAGCAGTTCCGCGAGGGCGAACTTCCCACCCTGGTGGTGTCCAAGGTGGCGAATTTTTCCATCGACCTTCCCGAAGCTGCCCTGGCCATCCAGGTCTCCGGTACCTTTGGCTCCCGCCAGGAAGAAGCGCAGCGCTTGGGCCGTCTGCTACGTCCGAAGAAGGATGGGCAGGAGGCCACCTTCTACACCCTGGTGGCGCGTGAATCGATCGATGCGGAATACGCCATGCACCGCCAGCGCTTTTTGGCCGAGCAAGGTTATGCCTACCGGCTGGTGGACGAAGTAGACTTGTGA
- a CDS encoding IS3 family transposase (programmed frameshift), whose product MPRYSEQFKRDAVALYENNEDLSLHAASAELGINRSSLYSWLKQYGTGKRVRTKSMRDKAQATTDSERIRQLEKEVSKLREERDILRKAAKYFAGRDTLVIRFQFVYDHRTEYSVKRMCHVLKLNRSSFYKWVNTREKRRLKMCSDALIGARIKSIFDDEHGLYGAKRIAASLKADTDFPPINHKKVARIMKSMGLKGFTKQRRCVTTRRKPGHRVMPDLVGRKFTADKPNQVYVGDITYLPCKGGKNMYLATVIDVYSRKLVGHALADHMRVSLVIEALSHASKVRGSLKGVIFHSDHGSVYTSQAFQDHCTQLGVRQSMGAVGTSADNALAESFNATLKREVLRDRKVFDNPIICRQEVFRWCMRYNTRRRHSWCNLLAPDDFEALTSATLTQAA is encoded by the exons ATGCCTAGGTACTCCGAACAGTTCAAACGTGATGCTGTGGCCCTCTACGAAAACAATGAGGACCTCTCACTTCACGCGGCTTCAGCAGAGCTAGGAATCAATCGTTCCTCACTTTATTCCTGGCTTAAGCAGTACGGCACCGGCAAGCGTGTCCGCACAAAAAGCATGCGCGACAAGGCACAGGCGACGACTGATTCTGAACGAATCCGTCAGCTAGAAAAAGAAGTCTCTAAGCTTCGTGAAGAACGCGATATCCTGCGTAAGGCCGCGAAATATTTTGCCG GAAGAGACACGCTGGTAATCCGCTTCCAGTTTGTCTATGACCATCGAACCGAGTACTCGGTCAAGCGGATGTGCCACGTGTTAAAGCTCAATCGCTCCTCGTTCTACAAATGGGTCAACACCCGCGAAAAACGCAGGTTAAAGATGTGTTCGGATGCTCTTATTGGTGCACGAATCAAGAGCATCTTCGATGATGAGCACGGGCTTTATGGTGCTAAACGCATCGCTGCAAGCCTTAAAGCCGATACGGACTTTCCTCCGATCAATCACAAGAAGGTCGCACGCATTATGAAATCCATGGGGCTAAAAGGCTTTACCAAACAACGTCGATGTGTCACTACCAGGCGCAAGCCTGGTCATCGAGTCATGCCAGATTTAGTAGGCCGCAAATTCACCGCTGATAAGCCGAACCAGGTGTATGTAGGCGATATCACCTACCTGCCGTGTAAGGGAGGCAAGAACATGTACCTTGCCACAGTCATCGACGTCTACTCGCGCAAACTTGTCGGTCATGCGCTCGCCGATCACATGCGGGTATCGCTGGTTATCGAAGCTTTGTCCCATGCCAGCAAGGTTCGCGGAAGCCTTAAAGGGGTAATTTTCCATTCTGATCATGGCAGTGTGTACACCTCACAGGCTTTTCAAGACCACTGCACCCAACTTGGTGTTCGCCAATCCATGGGAGCAGTGGGAACGAGTGCCGATAATGCCCTGGCAGAATCGTTTAACGCCACTTTAAAGCGTGAAGTTCTGCGAGATAGGAAAGTTTTTGACAATCCCATCATCTGCCGCCAAGAAGTCTTCCGATGGTGCATGCGCTACAACACGCGCAGACGGCACTCCTGGTGCAACCTTCTAGCCCCCGATGACTTCGAAGCACTCACATCAGCTACACTGACCCAAGCAGCATAG
- a CDS encoding helicase-associated domain-containing protein yields the protein MTSPSNRAHVTESYREWLSQLPAEDLRALLSNRSDVLSPAPKDFDALASRLTLPMHVADALAASNAEQLAALEDIAQRGGEVDMVEDTNPTITKQLKERGLVFGNAPQVRIVTAVMGSLPTGWSLRNQVEFDAQDIEALTPEERHILDALAKGDGVGYTTDTEPDINSDDPAKRLLAKGFLERINAHSVRLPRALARALVGDATPPIPTTPSGRAGTPEPDSKADDAGAAAGLEAVRGMERLIELLGSHPVALLKDSSVGVRPLNQLAKDLDLDKEEVGRLIALGHHARLLHRGEPDGLEGHFLAPTTGSQDWLEADLGEKWRILLDAWRTSPWATWSDTRVLADDSAVRRLPRFRSFVLGVYAHSAVALNSEEFWEDLRFRSPLFASHTRTLTIENLRAEAEWIGAIALGKATRVLADSAAAASLVPDTVSEFIIQQDLTVLVPGPLEPDTHRTLASLADLESPGLASVYRISESTIRRGMDQGLTAQEMTSFLDKHCPTGVPQALEFAIGDVAKRHGTLRSGPALSYLRSEDPALLELAVASVAGLRLLAPTVAVSQLRVGELLEKLRAKGLSPTPEDESGASLTVAPEPYLLPTPRTKPGKRDPASVEQALQALQKSAQDPSAHQEEEPDPLTLARAAARFHADIVISYADKSGDIRTVTVTPLSVEGGYIDALGTAGKPVRFPVHRISSVRFADRD from the coding sequence ATGACCTCCCCCTCAAACCGCGCCCACGTCACCGAGAGCTACCGCGAATGGCTCAGCCAACTACCCGCTGAAGACTTACGCGCCCTGCTGAGTAACCGCAGCGATGTTCTCTCCCCCGCACCGAAGGACTTCGACGCGCTGGCCTCGCGCCTGACACTTCCGATGCACGTCGCGGATGCCTTGGCGGCAAGCAACGCCGAGCAGCTCGCCGCCTTGGAGGACATCGCACAACGCGGCGGCGAGGTCGACATGGTGGAAGACACCAACCCCACAATCACGAAACAGCTCAAGGAGCGCGGCCTCGTCTTCGGCAACGCCCCGCAGGTACGCATCGTCACCGCGGTGATGGGCTCGCTTCCCACCGGATGGTCGCTGCGCAATCAAGTCGAGTTCGACGCACAAGACATCGAAGCGCTCACTCCAGAAGAGCGCCACATCCTCGACGCTTTGGCCAAGGGCGATGGCGTGGGATACACCACTGACACCGAGCCGGATATCAACTCTGACGACCCCGCCAAGCGCCTGCTGGCCAAAGGTTTCCTGGAGCGCATCAATGCCCACTCGGTACGCCTGCCGCGCGCGCTTGCCCGTGCACTGGTTGGGGACGCCACCCCGCCCATCCCCACCACTCCTTCAGGCCGCGCCGGCACCCCGGAACCGGATTCAAAGGCAGACGACGCCGGTGCCGCGGCGGGCCTCGAGGCCGTGCGTGGCATGGAGAGGCTCATCGAGTTGCTCGGTAGCCACCCGGTCGCGCTGCTCAAGGATTCTTCGGTGGGCGTTCGCCCGCTCAACCAGTTGGCGAAGGACCTCGACTTGGATAAAGAAGAAGTCGGGCGGCTTATTGCTCTAGGACACCACGCCCGGCTTCTCCACCGCGGCGAGCCGGATGGCTTAGAGGGCCATTTCCTCGCCCCCACTACCGGATCCCAGGACTGGCTCGAGGCCGATCTCGGGGAGAAGTGGCGCATTCTTCTCGACGCCTGGCGTACCTCCCCCTGGGCCACGTGGAGCGATACTCGGGTGCTCGCAGACGACAGCGCAGTGCGCCGCCTGCCGCGCTTCCGTAGCTTCGTCCTGGGTGTCTACGCTCACTCAGCAGTCGCGCTGAACAGCGAAGAGTTCTGGGAGGATCTGCGCTTTCGCTCCCCTCTCTTTGCCAGCCACACGCGCACGCTGACCATTGAGAATCTGCGCGCCGAAGCCGAATGGATCGGTGCCATTGCACTGGGCAAAGCCACCCGCGTGCTGGCTGATTCCGCCGCGGCCGCCAGCCTCGTCCCCGATACCGTCAGCGAATTCATCATCCAACAAGATCTCACCGTCCTCGTGCCCGGCCCCCTTGAGCCAGACACACACCGCACCCTCGCCTCCCTGGCGGACCTCGAATCCCCAGGCCTGGCCAGCGTGTATCGCATCAGCGAGTCCACCATCCGCCGCGGCATGGACCAGGGCCTCACCGCCCAGGAAATGACGAGCTTCTTGGACAAGCATTGCCCGACGGGCGTGCCGCAGGCGTTGGAGTTTGCCATCGGGGACGTCGCCAAGCGCCATGGCACCCTCCGCAGCGGGCCGGCGCTCTCATACCTGCGCAGCGAGGACCCCGCGCTCCTGGAGCTTGCCGTCGCATCCGTTGCCGGTCTGCGCCTGCTCGCGCCCACCGTCGCGGTATCGCAGCTGCGCGTGGGCGAGCTGCTGGAGAAGCTGCGAGCGAAGGGCCTATCCCCCACCCCGGAGGATGAATCCGGCGCTTCACTTACCGTCGCCCCCGAGCCCTACCTTTTGCCCACGCCCCGCACGAAGCCCGGCAAGCGCGACCCCGCCTCGGTGGAGCAGGCGCTTCAGGCATTGCAGAAGTCAGCGCAGGACCCGAGCGCACACCAGGAGGAGGAACCGGATCCGCTCACTCTGGCCCGCGCCGCCGCGCGCTTCCACGCCGATATCGTGATTTCCTATGCCGATAAAAGCGGCGATATCCGCACCGTGACCGTGACACCACTCTCCGTTGAGGGCGGCTACATTGATGCCCTAGGCACCGCGGGCAAGCCCGTGCGTTTCCCGGTTCACCGTATTTCCTCCGTCCGCTTCGCCGACAGGGATTAA
- a CDS encoding resuscitation-promoting factor Rpf1 domain-containing protein, with amino-acid sequence MGRHSAKNKSIATKFAASTVAVGAAAAIMAPNAAAAPDSDWDRLAQCESGGNWAINTGNGYHGGLQFSAQTWQAFGGGEFAPTANLATREQQIAVAERTLAQQGWGAWPACSASLGLNSAPTPRNVNAAPAPAAPQAPAEAPQAVQEAAEQPTDELASDALYALIENTATQYGLTIPASFTEQYKANRHNFNAFYSANRHVIDPLAQVLAAR; translated from the coding sequence ATGGGACGCCACTCCGCTAAGAACAAGTCCATCGCAACCAAGTTTGCCGCTTCCACCGTTGCCGTGGGCGCCGCCGCAGCCATCATGGCTCCGAACGCAGCCGCTGCACCGGATTCCGATTGGGACCGCCTCGCACAGTGCGAGTCCGGCGGCAACTGGGCCATCAACACCGGCAACGGCTACCACGGCGGTCTGCAGTTCAGCGCTCAGACCTGGCAGGCCTTCGGTGGCGGCGAGTTCGCACCGACCGCTAACCTGGCTACCCGCGAGCAGCAGATTGCTGTCGCTGAGCGCACCTTGGCACAGCAGGGCTGGGGCGCATGGCCGGCTTGCTCCGCTAGCCTGGGCCTGAACTCTGCCCCGACCCCGCGCAACGTCAACGCCGCTCCGGCGCCGGCCGCACCGCAGGCTCCGGCTGAGGCACCGCAGGCTGTCCAGGAGGCTGCCGAGCAGCCGACCGATGAGCTGGCTTCCGACGCTCTCTACGCCCTCATCGAGAACACCGCTACCCAGTACGGTCTGACCATCCCGGCTTCCTTCACTGAGCAGTACAAGGCTAACCGCCACAACTTCAACGCCTTCTACTCCGCAAACCGCCACGTCATCGACCCGCTGGCACAGGTTCTGGCTGCACGCTAA
- a CDS encoding TetR/AcrR family transcriptional regulator: MQAVRQDAAESKQAIVAAARQLLITEGPGVSMRSIAKKAGVGVATVSRHFPERLSLIVAITSAEVANIKEEVDSHLQGFDEDPEGTWRDIIHRIAGLNFAAVVQAAAAEMNTAAFSDDDAQKIAAHRTAELKSIYQPMIELARQAGLCPESLTPLELHIGIGLITRPLPRTPVSTDYLSGIQAQLIDTLLDGFKAQARAD, encoded by the coding sequence ATGCAAGCCGTGAGACAAGATGCAGCAGAAAGCAAGCAAGCCATCGTCGCAGCAGCCAGGCAGCTGCTCATCACCGAGGGACCGGGCGTATCCATGCGCTCAATCGCCAAGAAAGCTGGCGTGGGCGTCGCCACGGTCTCACGCCACTTCCCCGAGCGGCTCTCCCTCATCGTTGCCATCACCAGCGCGGAGGTAGCGAACATCAAGGAAGAGGTGGACAGCCACCTGCAAGGCTTCGACGAGGACCCCGAAGGCACCTGGCGCGATATCATTCATCGCATCGCCGGCCTTAACTTCGCCGCCGTTGTTCAAGCTGCGGCAGCCGAAATGAACACTGCTGCGTTCTCAGACGATGACGCGCAGAAGATCGCTGCCCATCGCACAGCAGAACTGAAATCGATCTACCAACCGATGATCGAACTCGCGCGGCAAGCAGGCCTCTGCCCCGAGTCCCTCACCCCACTCGAACTTCACATCGGCATCGGTCTCATCACCCGCCCGCTGCCCAGAACGCCAGTGAGCACCGACTACCTATCAGGTATACAAGCCCAGCTCATCGATACGCTGCTCGACGGCTTTAAAGCCCAAGCCCGTGCCGACTAG
- a CDS encoding DUF3239 domain-containing protein produces the protein MKIFKFEVNEDFAKKNNELLRDSARLRNSGLIMGLLFIIGGIAVYFGMEAVWRITLALGMVLFGIFCAVIGVLASSKVGSAQKLYDSYPLAPAVVAEVNERDMVLMALVNTNVDPKAPPRWGACLRTVTNIPGIKRTVGTKVPVAAVSGQRSSDDKEHWQQITPMPIAWGTPDAETVTIARKSIPEDQWQRLERARKRLTDVKATKYDLLVL, from the coding sequence ATGAAGATTTTCAAGTTTGAAGTCAACGAAGACTTTGCCAAGAAGAACAATGAGCTCCTGCGTGATTCCGCGCGCCTGCGCAATTCCGGACTCATCATGGGCCTCTTATTTATCATCGGCGGCATTGCCGTCTACTTCGGCATGGAGGCCGTCTGGCGCATCACGCTAGCGCTGGGCATGGTGCTCTTCGGAATCTTTTGCGCCGTCATCGGCGTCTTGGCCTCAAGCAAGGTCGGCTCGGCTCAGAAACTTTATGATTCCTATCCGTTAGCCCCCGCCGTCGTCGCAGAGGTCAACGAGCGCGACATGGTCCTCATGGCGCTGGTGAATACCAACGTGGACCCGAAGGCTCCGCCGCGCTGGGGCGCCTGCCTGCGCACGGTCACCAATATCCCGGGCATTAAGCGCACCGTGGGAACCAAGGTTCCGGTGGCCGCGGTCTCCGGCCAGCGCAGCAGCGACGACAAGGAACATTGGCAGCAGATCACCCCCATGCCGATTGCCTGGGGCACCCCAGATGCGGAGACCGTGACGATTGCCCGCAAGTCCATTCCGGAAGATCAGTGGCAGCGCCTCGAGCGCGCCCGCAAGCGTCTAACCGATGTAAAAGCTACGAAATACGATCTACTGGTACTCTAA
- a CDS encoding CPBP family intramembrane glutamic endopeptidase — protein MPTASLTLPGVVLVQGVSGAAILRAVGEEIFFRGFLGGLFLRRWGLWGGNTLQAALFLVPHLVLLSVDVHLWPILPVQFLSGWILGAVRYRSGSIIECSILHAAVNVGIGLLAG, from the coding sequence GTGCCGACAGCTAGTCTTACCCTCCCAGGTGTCGTTCTCGTCCAAGGGGTAAGTGGTGCCGCGATTCTTAGAGCCGTAGGCGAGGAGATTTTCTTCCGAGGATTCCTCGGCGGCTTGTTTCTTCGACGCTGGGGACTATGGGGTGGGAACACTCTTCAGGCCGCTCTTTTTCTCGTGCCTCACCTCGTGCTATTGAGTGTTGATGTGCATCTGTGGCCGATACTTCCCGTTCAGTTCCTCAGTGGCTGGATACTTGGCGCGGTGAGATATCGTTCGGGCAGCATCATTGAGTGCTCAATTCTACATGCTGCCGTTAATGTTGGGATTGGACTGCTGGCGGGTTAA